Proteins encoded in a region of the Desulfuromonas acetexigens genome:
- a CDS encoding response regulator: MRIACPNCQASYRFDPARASNQAPRIKCPGCGHVFRVDLAAAVDDVVAAVPAFRKKCLIVDDSRFFRELTGDILKGLEVDFLFAGDGEEALRIIREARPNLVLLDLNLPKKNGYELIREVREDEGLSKVRLLAMSGVFRKSEEIGEVYRGGADDFIGKSFKPEQLLERVKKLLED, from the coding sequence ATGCGCATCGCCTGTCCGAATTGTCAGGCCAGTTACCGTTTTGACCCGGCCCGCGCCAGCAACCAAGCACCGCGGATCAAATGTCCCGGCTGCGGCCACGTTTTCCGCGTCGATCTGGCGGCCGCCGTCGACGATGTCGTTGCCGCGGTTCCCGCTTTCCGAAAAAAATGCTTGATTGTCGATGACTCCCGCTTCTTTCGGGAGCTGACGGGGGATATCCTCAAGGGGCTGGAGGTGGATTTTCTTTTTGCCGGCGACGGCGAGGAGGCGTTGCGCATCATTCGGGAAGCTCGGCCGAATCTGGTGCTGCTCGATCTCAATCTGCCGAAGAAAAACGGCTACGAGTTGATCCGAGAGGTCCGCGAAGACGAGGGTCTGAGCAAGGTGCGGCTGTTGGCCATGAGCGGCGTCTTTCGCAAAAGCGAGGAGATCGGCGAGGTCTATCGGGGGGGCGCCGACGATTTTATCGGCAAGTCCTTCAAGCCCGAACAGTTGCTGGAGCGGGTGAAGAAGTTGCTGGAGGATTGA
- a CDS encoding helix-turn-helix domain-containing protein produces MSDSERPSVGARLRQRRKELGLTLPELETKTRVRLSFLQSLEEDRFDGFPGDAYLFGFLKNYAEALGLPAPELMAELRSQIGADSGFTEIPPLVADPFLAQPSRSRLPLRRFAVAFVAVLLLAGLVFLAWRYGPWQSSGTEVRPAPPVTESRPSIPVAEESTAPEPSADSPDEDVRGTAPAVDAPSSLPVETPTSAPEMLPADGGVLRVETRERVALEVWIDDLPPRKYVLAGGSNISWRAEKSLRLQVDRPESIDLWLADQPLDLRGRSELTLRGDAGGGGD; encoded by the coding sequence ATGAGTGATTCCGAACGCCCCAGTGTCGGCGCCCGACTTCGACAGCGCCGGAAAGAACTTGGCTTGACCCTGCCTGAACTGGAGACTAAGACGCGGGTTCGTCTCTCCTTTCTGCAGTCTCTGGAAGAGGACCGGTTCGATGGTTTTCCCGGCGATGCTTACCTTTTCGGTTTCCTGAAAAACTATGCCGAGGCTCTGGGGTTGCCCGCCCCTGAATTGATGGCGGAGCTTCGCAGCCAGATTGGCGCAGACTCCGGTTTTACCGAAATCCCTCCCCTGGTCGCGGACCCCTTCCTTGCCCAACCGTCCCGGTCGCGTTTGCCTCTTCGGCGATTCGCCGTCGCTTTCGTCGCGGTTCTTTTGCTGGCAGGGCTCGTTTTCCTCGCCTGGCGCTATGGTCCCTGGCAGTCGTCCGGAACCGAGGTTCGGCCGGCCCCGCCAGTGACGGAGAGCCGACCCTCCATCCCGGTTGCCGAGGAAAGCACAGCACCGGAACCTTCCGCTGACTCGCCTGACGAAGACGTCCGCGGGACAGCGCCGGCCGTTGATGCCCCGTCCTCCTTGCCAGTCGAGACCCCGACGTCCGCCCCGGAAATGCTTCCGGCCGACGGCGGGGTGCTGCGTGTCGAGACCCGGGAGCGCGTCGCCCTAGAGGTCTGGATCGACGATCTTCCCCCCCGCAAATATGTCCTGGCCGGCGGCAGCAACATCAGTTGGCGTGCGGAGAAATCCCTGCGTCTGCAGGTCGATCGGCCGGAAAGCATCGACCTTTGGCTTGCCGATCAACCTCTCGATCTGCGGGGACGAAGTGAACTGACGCTTCGTGGTGATGCCGGAGGCGGGGGAGATTGA
- a CDS encoding tetratricopeptide repeat protein, which yields MLKPLLILFLAGALAISAGCGSSEKKPPKGESHYIMGLSHFRQQQLTQALKEFLLAVEANPQNADYQNGLALAYQFKKAYPEAEKHYIKALALGGDSPEHQNNLAALYLDMQRWDDAIKYFRLAASNLLFGQPERAHTGIGFAYMQKGEYLDAVGAFQQAIKENPNFALAHFRLGEVYHALDKWELAVASLRKAAELAPVVPEIRYKLGLAHMKNGQTPEALAAFEEVLRLAPTSEEAHLAKSYIEVLK from the coding sequence GTGTTAAAACCGTTGCTCATTCTGTTTTTGGCGGGTGCCCTGGCGATTTCCGCCGGGTGCGGTTCTTCGGAAAAGAAGCCTCCCAAAGGGGAGTCCCACTATATCATGGGCCTTTCCCACTTTCGCCAGCAGCAGCTGACCCAGGCCTTGAAGGAATTCTTGCTGGCGGTCGAAGCCAACCCGCAGAATGCCGATTACCAGAACGGTTTGGCCTTGGCCTATCAGTTCAAGAAAGCCTACCCCGAAGCGGAAAAACATTACATCAAAGCTTTGGCCTTGGGTGGGGACTCGCCTGAGCACCAAAATAACCTGGCCGCCCTCTATCTCGACATGCAACGCTGGGATGACGCCATCAAGTATTTCCGCCTGGCGGCCAGTAATCTGCTCTTTGGCCAGCCGGAGCGGGCGCACACCGGCATCGGCTTCGCCTACATGCAGAAGGGAGAGTATCTCGACGCGGTCGGCGCCTTTCAGCAAGCGATCAAGGAGAATCCCAATTTTGCTTTGGCTCACTTTCGCCTGGGGGAGGTCTATCATGCTCTGGATAAATGGGAGCTGGCGGTCGCTTCTTTGCGCAAGGCTGCCGAGTTGGCTCCTGTTGTGCCCGAAATTCGCTACAAGCTGGGGCTGGCCCACATGAAGAACGGACAGACGCCCGAGGCCCTTGCGGCCTTTGAGGAAGTGTTGCGGCTGGCTCCGACTTCGGAGGAAGCCCATCTCGCAAAAAGCTATATTGAGGTGTTGAAATAA
- a CDS encoding PfkB family carbohydrate kinase — MSLLVVGSVAFDSVATPFGQVEEVLGGSGTFFSTAASFFTDVQLVAVVGEDFPDEHRRFLASREIDLRGLRTAPGRTFRWKGRYGFDLNEAQTLDTQLNVFETFRPELPAGYEDAEYVFLANIDPELQMDVLKQVKRPRLVACDTMNFWISGKREALLKTLRHVDLLVINEGETRQLAGEANLVKAARAVLAMGPKTLVVKRGEYGVIMFTEHSIFTAPAYPLETVFDPTGAGDTFAGGFMGYLASTRNLADANIRQAIIFGSIMASFNVEDFSLNRLKTLDIEQVHERFRQFRLLTDFSPED, encoded by the coding sequence ATGAGTTTGTTGGTGGTGGGTTCGGTGGCATTCGATTCGGTGGCGACCCCTTTCGGGCAGGTCGAGGAGGTTCTCGGCGGCAGTGGCACTTTTTTCAGCACGGCGGCGAGCTTTTTCACCGATGTGCAGCTGGTGGCCGTGGTCGGCGAGGATTTTCCTGACGAGCATCGCCGCTTTCTCGCATCCCGTGAGATCGACCTGCGCGGGCTGCGGACCGCTCCAGGGCGGACCTTCCGCTGGAAGGGGCGTTACGGCTTCGATCTCAACGAGGCGCAGACCCTCGATACCCAGCTCAACGTCTTTGAAACCTTCCGCCCCGAACTGCCCGCCGGCTACGAGGACGCCGAATATGTCTTCCTCGCCAACATCGACCCCGAGTTGCAGATGGACGTGCTCAAGCAGGTGAAACGGCCCCGGCTGGTCGCCTGCGACACCATGAACTTCTGGATTTCCGGGAAGCGGGAGGCGCTGCTCAAGACCTTACGGCATGTCGATCTGCTGGTGATCAACGAGGGAGAGACCCGCCAACTCGCCGGGGAAGCCAATCTGGTCAAGGCGGCGCGGGCGGTCCTGGCCATGGGACCGAAAACCCTGGTGGTCAAGCGCGGGGAATATGGGGTGATCATGTTCACCGAACACAGTATTTTCACCGCTCCGGCCTATCCCCTGGAGACCGTTTTCGATCCCACCGGGGCCGGCGACACCTTTGCCGGCGGCTTCATGGGCTATCTCGCCTCTACGCGCAACCTGGCCGACGCCAACATCCGCCAGGCGATCATTTTCGGCTCGATCATGGCCTCGTTCAACGTCGAAGATTTCAGCCTGAATCGTCTGAAAACCCTCGACATCGAACAGGTGCATGAGCGCTTCCGGCAGTTCCGTCTGCTCACGGATTTTTCCCCGGAAGATTGA
- the mtnP gene encoding S-methyl-5'-thioadenosine phosphorylase yields the protein MAQPVIGVIGGSGLYEIEQLTDIREVVLDTPFGAPSDAYVTGLLDGVRMIFLPRHGRGHRLLPSEVNYRANIHGMKQLGVERIISVSAVGSMKEEIVPGHIVIPDQFFDRTQGKRASTFFGEGVVGHVQFADPVCADLAAVLYDAAVAAGAVAHKGGTYICIEGPNFSTRAESNIYRSWGVDVIGMTNIPEARLAREAEICYATVALATDYDCWHAEHEDVSIEAVLAIIEHNVATARDIIRRAARQLATPRDCGCGEALKYAIMTQRDRIPEATRNKLELLIGRYL from the coding sequence ATGGCTCAACCGGTTATCGGCGTCATCGGCGGCAGCGGTCTTTACGAAATCGAACAACTCACCGACATTCGCGAAGTGGTTCTCGACACCCCCTTCGGCGCGCCCTCCGACGCCTATGTGACGGGGCTGCTGGACGGGGTCAGGATGATCTTTCTCCCCCGCCACGGACGGGGCCACCGGCTGCTTCCCTCCGAGGTCAACTATCGGGCCAATATCCACGGGATGAAGCAGCTCGGGGTCGAACGCATCATCTCCGTTTCGGCGGTGGGGAGCATGAAGGAGGAGATTGTTCCCGGGCATATCGTCATCCCCGACCAGTTTTTCGACCGTACCCAAGGCAAACGGGCCTCGACCTTCTTCGGCGAGGGGGTGGTCGGGCATGTGCAGTTCGCCGATCCGGTCTGCGCCGATCTGGCCGCTGTGCTTTATGATGCAGCGGTCGCCGCCGGCGCCGTCGCCCACAAGGGGGGGACCTATATCTGTATCGAGGGGCCGAACTTTTCCACCCGTGCCGAGTCCAATATCTACCGGAGCTGGGGCGTCGACGTTATCGGTATGACCAACATCCCCGAGGCGCGCCTGGCTCGCGAGGCGGAAATCTGCTACGCCACCGTCGCCCTGGCGACCGATTACGATTGCTGGCACGCCGAGCACGAGGATGTTTCCATCGAAGCGGTGCTCGCGATCATTGAGCACAATGTGGCGACCGCCCGCGACATCATCCGCCGCGCCGCGCGGCAGCTGGCGACTCCCCGGGACTGCGGCTGCGGCGAAGCGCTCAAGTACGCGATCATGACCCAACGCGACCGAATTCCCGAGGCGACCCGCAACAAGCTCGAGCTGCTGATCGGGCGCTATCTCTAA
- the rlmN gene encoding 23S rRNA (adenine(2503)-C(2))-methyltransferase RlmN — protein MSSGSLIDLKNLTLEELSALLAERGQKPFRAKQIMRWIYGRGVTAFADMTDLAKDFREDLASWATISDWSPELVEESRDGTKKYLFRLADGQTVETVRIPMENERATLCISTQVGCAMQCSFCLTGTFGLVRDLEPGEIVNQVCAALKDGPVQNLVLMGMGEPLHNLDNVVKALQILYLEEGLNYGVRKVTLSTSGLVPQMRELGERIRVNLAVSLNATTDAVRNELMPINRRYPLKELMAACRDFPLQPRQRITFEYILIRDVNDSLQDAKRLVTLLHGIKAKVNLIPYNEHEGSPFKAPTAEAIEAFQSYLLNRNIVAIRRASKGQDISAACGQLKGKLEKAQGRLPAPAAEAAGQGD, from the coding sequence ATGAGCTCCGGAAGTTTGATCGATTTAAAGAATCTGACCCTCGAAGAGTTATCCGCCCTGCTTGCCGAGCGGGGGCAGAAACCCTTTCGCGCCAAGCAGATCATGCGCTGGATCTACGGGCGGGGTGTGACTGCTTTTGCCGATATGACCGACCTGGCCAAGGATTTTCGTGAAGATCTGGCGAGCTGGGCGACTATCTCCGACTGGAGTCCCGAACTGGTCGAGGAAAGCCGGGACGGAACGAAGAAGTACCTCTTCCGCCTGGCCGACGGCCAGACCGTCGAGACGGTGCGCATCCCCATGGAAAACGAGCGGGCGACGTTGTGCATTTCGACCCAGGTCGGCTGCGCCATGCAATGTTCCTTCTGCCTGACCGGGACCTTCGGTTTGGTGCGCGATCTGGAGCCGGGGGAAATCGTCAATCAGGTCTGCGCGGCGCTCAAGGACGGGCCGGTGCAGAATCTGGTGCTGATGGGCATGGGCGAGCCCCTGCACAATCTCGATAACGTGGTCAAGGCGTTGCAAATCCTCTATCTGGAAGAGGGGTTGAACTACGGCGTGCGCAAGGTCACCCTCTCGACCTCCGGACTGGTGCCGCAGATGCGAGAACTGGGGGAGCGCATCCGGGTGAATCTGGCGGTTTCCCTCAACGCCACCACCGACGCGGTGCGCAACGAGCTGATGCCGATCAATCGCCGCTATCCCCTGAAAGAATTGATGGCGGCCTGCCGCGACTTTCCCCTGCAACCCCGGCAGCGCATCACCTTCGAATATATTCTCATCCGCGACGTGAACGATTCCTTGCAGGATGCCAAGCGTCTGGTGACGCTGCTCCACGGCATCAAGGCCAAGGTCAATCTGATTCCCTACAACGAGCATGAAGGCTCGCCTTTTAAGGCACCGACCGCCGAAGCGATCGAGGCCTTTCAGTCCTATCTTTTAAACCGCAATATCGTCGCCATCCGCCGCGCCAGCAAGGGACAGGATATCTCGGCAGCCTGCGGCCAGCTCAAGGGCAAGTTGGAAAAGGCCCAGGGACGGTTGCCGGCACCGGCGGCAGAGGCGGCCGGGCAGGGCGATTAA
- the ndk gene encoding nucleoside-diphosphate kinase, producing MERTFAIIKPDAFAAGHAGKILARIYAEGFKVVGLKKLYMSKVEAEGFYYVHKERPFFGELTDFMSSGPCVVMVLEAAGAIKKWRDLMGATNPADAAAGTMRKEFGTSIGENATHGSDALETAAFEIPYFFSGLELL from the coding sequence ATGGAAAGAACATTCGCCATCATCAAGCCCGATGCCTTCGCCGCCGGTCACGCCGGCAAGATTCTCGCCCGCATCTACGCCGAAGGCTTCAAGGTTGTCGGCCTGAAGAAGCTCTACATGAGCAAGGTCGAGGCCGAAGGCTTCTACTATGTACACAAAGAGCGCCCCTTCTTCGGTGAACTCACCGACTTCATGAGCAGCGGCCCCTGCGTCGTCATGGTCCTCGAAGCGGCCGGCGCCATCAAGAAGTGGCGTGACCTGATGGGCGCCACCAATCCCGCCGATGCCGCCGCCGGCACCATGCGCAAGGAATTCGGCACCTCCATCGGCGAAAACGCCACCCACGGCTCCGACGCTCTGGAAACCGCCGCCTTCGAAATCCCCTATTTCTTCTCCGGGCTGGAACTGCTCTAA
- a CDS encoding translocation/assembly module TamB domain-containing protein, translating into MVRVLVRSLLLTGLGILLAFFVGVVWLIWTPSGSSWLVRGVLGLLPGAGNIGKLTGRLGDQLILDGLHVPYEGGILTVERAVLDWSPGKLVWGRLEIAELSLTGVELFLDDESSPPPTDVKPARLLLPEWPELSGWPLRVALEIPDLRLERLVIRTPNETLWQLDSWRGSLAWRSGVVGLSAMEMVLPSVRITGNLALDLPEGTLRGQLLTLPKEPLAGADRAEILLDLRKEEGTWLAGQLHARAWSQGKVLLSARLPLVIAGETLRIDQARIELPGRGDHLAFDGSLAFDEVMTWQADIAGRRVDLSDLAGVTLLLDARISAAGEGECYRGRFDLRNRSDDWLKSTLAGEFAGDATGLDLAELQGEWLAGTLFGTLELDWLEGFSLRGDLRGQRFDLARFSPEVPGQVSLDLRLDLSQAADEPLLLRIDGSLLESTLHGQSLTGEISARLLGEDLEIVRLDLLGANLALRARGRLAQRLDVELDLGRLQGLIPELSGTARGRGWLSWDGKSLAGHLIVNGTDLAYGEYSLAALEVSARKSADSDALAGSLRGREGRLAGHEIKRVALEVSGLLQEHRAVLEIDGDSGQARFLAQGGWREESWNGFLRELTFTDTPAGDWRLSAPVALRVGADRAELAPARLVSTRAEEIELAGSLAFASLDGDFTLGWRGLRLAHAQPWVEDWRIDGATQGDLRLSLRQGRPEKLTARLEAAGDLSRGEAQYALSDLRLLLDWDDNGLHAELSGDGGDLGQLHLNLSSPEPPGEIWPEAGGFSLTFDNLALARLTPAPPTGLSLYGQVTADFTGGWRQGSDLFLDGRAAIEGGRFGWQEEELQLGADLRKAELVLAWRGEELLAEADFELNQHGRLRGRLQWPLAARWPVQVDPQAPIRGEMTASLAEKGLLAALFPGLVRESSGQLEVAATLAGPPADPRLAGTFSLSGAAAYLPVAGLSLRDVRLRGRLANEEIELEEARITSGDGTLIAQGKILLNDWALADYRFNLSGENVEAVNLPELQLHISPELEISGDAERLRLRGKVLVPYAMVRGRESEPPIRSSPDLVLVDAPEEAAAELPLELDAAVRVILGERVLVKASGVDARLGGEVEILARNLEEINGRGRIEIKEGAYSAYGIGLKVERGNILFAGGPVDRPTLDILALRNAGEVKAGVRVTGTPRQPLVKLYSDPLMPDTDILSYMVLGRPLGAAGGDTDLLMTAAGVLLSQGESVVLQDRLKRRLGIDVLEVQAGSGDVSSSVVTIGKYLSPRLYISLGHSLFTSTNEFRMRYRLFERWELESSVGVESGADLYYLIEFE; encoded by the coding sequence ATGGTAAGGGTTCTGGTACGCTCTCTTTTGTTGACGGGGTTGGGCATCCTCTTGGCGTTTTTCGTCGGTGTGGTCTGGCTCATCTGGACCCCCTCGGGCAGTTCCTGGCTGGTGCGCGGCGTTTTGGGATTGCTTCCCGGGGCGGGAAATATCGGGAAGCTCACGGGCCGACTGGGTGATCAGCTGATTCTTGATGGTCTGCATGTCCCCTATGAGGGCGGTATTTTGACCGTTGAGCGGGCGGTGCTTGACTGGAGCCCGGGAAAACTGGTGTGGGGACGGCTGGAAATCGCCGAGCTCTCCCTGACGGGAGTCGAGCTCTTTCTCGACGATGAGTCTTCTCCACCACCGACCGATGTGAAACCGGCGCGGTTGCTCCTCCCCGAGTGGCCCGAGCTGTCCGGTTGGCCTCTGCGGGTGGCCTTGGAAATCCCCGATCTGCGGCTAGAGCGGCTGGTCATCCGCACGCCGAACGAAACCTTGTGGCAGCTGGACTCCTGGCGCGGTTCCCTCGCCTGGCGATCCGGCGTCGTCGGCCTGTCCGCCATGGAGATGGTCCTCCCCTCAGTGCGCATTACTGGGAATCTCGCCCTTGACCTGCCCGAGGGGACCCTGCGCGGGCAGCTGCTCACCTTGCCGAAGGAGCCGCTGGCCGGCGCCGACCGGGCGGAGATCCTGCTCGATCTGCGGAAAGAGGAGGGAACTTGGTTGGCGGGACAGCTCCACGCTCGTGCCTGGAGCCAGGGGAAGGTGCTGCTGTCGGCACGACTTCCCCTCGTGATTGCCGGGGAAACGCTCAGGATCGATCAGGCGCGCATTGAATTGCCTGGGCGCGGCGACCACCTGGCCTTTGACGGCAGCCTCGCCTTCGACGAAGTTATGACCTGGCAGGCGGATATCGCCGGACGCCGGGTCGATCTGAGCGACCTTGCAGGCGTGACGCTGCTGCTGGATGCCCGCATTTCCGCCGCTGGGGAAGGGGAGTGCTACCGGGGACGTTTCGACCTGCGCAATCGCAGCGATGACTGGCTTAAAAGTACCCTTGCCGGCGAGTTCGCCGGCGATGCCACCGGTCTGGACCTTGCCGAATTGCAAGGAGAGTGGTTAGCGGGCACCCTCTTCGGGACGCTCGAGCTCGATTGGCTGGAGGGCTTTTCCCTCCGTGGCGATTTACGTGGGCAGCGTTTCGACCTGGCCCGATTCTCACCCGAGGTGCCCGGGCAGGTCAGCCTCGATCTGCGCTTAGATCTGTCGCAGGCCGCCGATGAGCCTTTGCTCCTCCGTATCGACGGCTCCTTGCTGGAAAGTACCCTGCATGGCCAAAGCCTCACCGGTGAAATTTCCGCCCGGCTGCTGGGCGAGGATCTGGAGATCGTCCGCCTCGATCTACTCGGCGCCAATCTGGCCCTGCGTGCACGTGGACGCCTCGCTCAGCGGCTTGATGTCGAGCTCGACCTGGGGCGATTGCAGGGATTGATTCCCGAGCTTTCGGGAACGGCCCGAGGCCGGGGCTGGCTAAGTTGGGACGGGAAATCCCTGGCCGGCCATCTAATAGTGAACGGGACGGACCTGGCCTATGGCGAGTATTCCCTGGCCGCGCTGGAAGTGTCCGCACGCAAATCCGCCGACTCCGACGCATTGGCAGGGTCGCTGCGAGGGCGCGAGGGGCGGCTGGCCGGCCACGAGATTAAGAGAGTGGCCCTCGAAGTCTCCGGCCTTTTGCAAGAGCATCGTGCGGTTCTGGAGATCGATGGGGATTCAGGCCAGGCTCGCTTTCTGGCCCAAGGGGGCTGGCGGGAGGAGTCTTGGAACGGTTTCTTGCGGGAACTGACCTTCACGGATACGCCCGCAGGGGATTGGCGGCTGAGTGCCCCGGTTGCCCTGCGGGTGGGCGCGGACCGGGCGGAGTTGGCCCCGGCCAGGCTGGTCAGTACCCGGGCGGAGGAAATCGAGCTGGCCGGGAGCCTGGCCTTTGCTTCCCTGGATGGTGATTTTACCCTGGGTTGGCGCGGGTTGCGCCTGGCTCATGCCCAGCCCTGGGTGGAGGATTGGCGCATTGACGGCGCGACCCAGGGGGATTTGCGCCTGAGTCTGCGGCAGGGGCGGCCGGAGAAACTGACGGCGCGCCTCGAGGCGGCGGGAGATCTGTCCCGGGGGGAAGCGCAGTACGCCCTGAGCGATCTGCGGTTGCTGCTTGATTGGGACGACAACGGCTTGCACGCTGAACTGTCCGGCGATGGCGGCGACCTCGGGCAGTTGCACCTGAATCTCTCCTCCCCCGAGCCCCCCGGCGAAATCTGGCCCGAGGCGGGGGGATTCTCCCTGACCTTCGACAATCTCGCCCTGGCGCGCTTGACGCCGGCCCCGCCCACTGGGTTGAGCCTGTACGGCCAGGTCACCGCCGACTTCACCGGAGGCTGGCGACAGGGATCGGACCTTTTTCTGGACGGGCGGGCGGCGATCGAGGGGGGCCGTTTCGGCTGGCAGGAGGAGGAACTTCAGCTCGGTGCCGACTTGCGCAAGGCCGAGTTGGTTCTCGCCTGGCGTGGCGAAGAGCTTTTGGCCGAGGCCGATTTCGAACTCAACCAACACGGTCGATTGCGCGGGCGGTTGCAGTGGCCCCTCGCCGCCCGCTGGCCGGTGCAGGTCGATCCCCAGGCGCCGATAAGAGGGGAGATGACCGCCTCCCTCGCGGAAAAAGGTTTGCTGGCCGCGCTCTTTCCCGGACTGGTGCGGGAAAGCTCCGGGCAGCTCGAGGTAGCGGCGACTTTGGCAGGCCCTCCTGCCGACCCGCGCCTCGCTGGCACCTTCTCCCTCTCCGGCGCCGCCGCCTATCTTCCCGTTGCTGGGCTGAGCCTCAGGGATGTCCGCTTGCGCGGTCGTCTGGCCAACGAGGAAATCGAGCTGGAGGAAGCCCGGATCACCTCCGGGGACGGCACCCTGATCGCCCAGGGGAAGATCCTTCTCAACGACTGGGCGCTTGCCGACTACCGTTTCAACCTCTCCGGAGAGAACGTCGAGGCGGTCAATCTGCCCGAATTGCAGTTGCATATCAGTCCCGAGCTCGAAATCTCCGGGGATGCCGAGCGGCTGCGCCTGCGCGGCAAGGTGCTGGTGCCTTACGCCATGGTTCGTGGTCGCGAGAGCGAGCCGCCGATCCGTTCCAGTCCCGATCTGGTGCTGGTCGATGCTCCGGAAGAGGCGGCGGCGGAACTGCCCTTGGAACTCGATGCCGCAGTTCGGGTGATCCTCGGTGAGCGCGTGCTGGTCAAGGCGTCCGGCGTCGATGCCCGGCTGGGCGGAGAGGTGGAAATCCTCGCCCGAAATCTCGAAGAGATCAACGGCCGGGGGCGGATCGAAATCAAAGAGGGAGCCTATTCCGCCTACGGCATCGGCCTCAAGGTCGAGCGCGGCAATATCCTCTTCGCCGGCGGCCCGGTCGATCGCCCGACCCTCGACATTCTCGCCTTGCGCAACGCCGGGGAGGTCAAGGCCGGGGTGCGGGTCACCGGCACTCCCCGCCAGCCCTTGGTGAAACTCTATTCCGACCCGCTCATGCCCGACACCGATATCCTTTCCTACATGGTTCTGGGGCGGCCTCTGGGCGCCGCCGGCGGCGACACCGACCTGCTCATGACGGCGGCGGGGGTCCTCCTTTCCCAGGGGGAGTCGGTGGTTCTGCAGGATCGGCTCAAGCGCCGCCTCGGCATCGATGTGCTGGAGGTGCAGGCGGGGAGCGGCGATGTGAGCTCCTCGGTGGTGACCATCGGCAAATATCTGAGCCCCCGGCTCTATATCAGCCTGGGTCATTCCCTCTTTACCAGCACCAACGAATTCCGCATGCGTTACCGCCTCTTTGAACGCTGGGAGCTCGAATCGAGCGTCGGCGTCGAGAGCGGCGCCGACCTCTACTATCTGATCGAGTTTGAATAG